The Corynebacterium renale genome includes a region encoding these proteins:
- the uvrC gene encoding excinuclease ABC subunit UvrC has translation MADPATYRPAPGTIPTDPGVYKFRDENKRVIYVGKAKNLRSRLNSYFQDITALHPRTRQMVLTGASVEWTVVASEVEALQLEYTWIKQFDPRFNVMYRDDKTYPMLAVSVRERFPRAFFYRGPRRKGVRYFGPFSHAWAVRETLDLLTRIFPIRTCSQGVFNRHEQLGRPCLLGYIDKCAAPCVGRVSEEEHRKIADGFMAFMNGHTDPVRKKIKADMLAASEQLDFERAARLRDDLGAIDKLMEQQTVVLGDGTDADIIAFATDELEAAAQMFHVRDGRVKGQRGWVVEKSGDQASTETFEEGQPDPALPALMQNFLVQFYGDAIARFEQEELEDARSIRRRGVDQLSHDGQLSSKPRKTQVIPRQILVEALPEDTEQTQAVLEELRGGPVEIRVPQRGDKRALCETVHRNAQEALRQHKLKRVGDLTARSAALNDIQEALGMESAPLRIECTDISHLQGTDVVASLVVFEDGLPKKSDYRRYRIKDAAGDGHSDDVASIAEITRRRFIRHNKDKLAVPEAEEFDGSTFEDELEAAVEEMATSPNKFAYPPQLFIVDGGAPQVNAAQEVFEELGITDVTLIGLAKRLEEMWLPGEEDPVILPRQSQGLYLLQQIRDEAHRFAITYHRQQRSKRMRRSELDDIPGLGPVRRTDLVKHFGSLKKLKTASVEEIQQVKGFGPNLAEQVYEALHPAEN, from the coding sequence GTGGCAGACCCCGCAACGTATCGGCCGGCTCCTGGCACTATCCCTACGGATCCCGGTGTCTACAAATTCCGTGACGAGAACAAGCGCGTCATCTACGTCGGTAAAGCAAAAAACCTCCGTTCCCGTTTGAATTCCTACTTCCAGGACATCACTGCTTTGCATCCTCGGACTAGGCAAATGGTGCTTACTGGTGCATCTGTGGAATGGACTGTCGTAGCCAGCGAAGTTGAAGCACTCCAGTTGGAATACACCTGGATTAAGCAGTTCGACCCTCGCTTCAACGTCATGTACCGGGACGATAAAACGTACCCGATGCTTGCTGTATCCGTGCGAGAACGCTTCCCCCGCGCATTCTTCTACCGCGGACCACGTCGTAAAGGCGTACGCTACTTCGGGCCCTTTTCGCATGCATGGGCGGTACGGGAGACGCTCGACTTGCTCACTCGAATCTTCCCAATTCGCACATGCTCACAGGGCGTTTTCAATCGCCACGAACAACTAGGTCGCCCGTGCTTGTTGGGCTACATTGACAAATGCGCTGCTCCTTGCGTTGGTCGGGTGTCGGAAGAAGAACATCGCAAGATTGCCGACGGCTTCATGGCTTTCATGAACGGCCATACCGACCCAGTACGGAAGAAAATTAAAGCCGACATGCTGGCTGCTTCCGAGCAACTAGATTTTGAACGTGCTGCACGTCTACGAGACGATCTTGGCGCAATCGACAAGCTCATGGAGCAGCAAACAGTAGTGCTTGGCGACGGCACCGATGCCGACATTATCGCGTTTGCGACCGATGAACTCGAGGCAGCTGCGCAGATGTTCCACGTTCGAGACGGACGAGTAAAAGGCCAGCGCGGTTGGGTCGTGGAAAAGTCCGGCGACCAAGCCTCGACAGAAACCTTCGAAGAGGGACAACCTGATCCGGCATTGCCGGCGCTGATGCAAAACTTCTTGGTCCAGTTCTATGGCGATGCAATCGCGCGTTTCGAACAAGAAGAGCTGGAAGACGCACGCTCCATTCGACGTCGCGGAGTGGATCAACTTTCCCACGACGGCCAGCTGAGCAGCAAACCTCGCAAGACGCAGGTAATCCCGCGCCAGATTCTGGTGGAGGCGCTCCCGGAAGACACTGAACAAACCCAAGCCGTTTTGGAAGAATTACGTGGCGGCCCGGTGGAAATTCGGGTTCCTCAACGAGGCGACAAGCGAGCCTTGTGCGAAACGGTACACCGCAATGCGCAGGAGGCCTTGAGGCAGCATAAACTCAAACGCGTCGGGGACCTTACTGCGCGTTCAGCTGCGTTAAACGATATCCAAGAAGCTCTCGGGATGGAATCGGCACCATTGCGTATCGAATGTACCGACATCTCTCACCTTCAAGGTACAGACGTCGTTGCGTCGCTGGTTGTGTTTGAAGATGGTCTGCCCAAGAAGTCTGATTACCGCCGCTACCGCATCAAAGACGCTGCTGGGGATGGCCATAGCGATGACGTAGCTTCCATCGCAGAAATAACTCGGCGTCGCTTCATCCGCCACAACAAAGACAAACTCGCAGTTCCAGAAGCTGAAGAATTCGACGGCTCAACCTTTGAAGATGAGTTAGAAGCGGCAGTGGAAGAAATGGCCACCTCCCCAAACAAATTTGCCTATCCGCCACAACTCTTTATTGTCGATGGCGGTGCGCCGCAGGTCAACGCCGCCCAAGAGGTTTTTGAAGAGCTTGGCATAACGGATGTAACTCTTATCGGGTTGGCTAAGCGTCTTGAAGAGATGTGGTTGCCAGGCGAGGAAGACCCGGTCATTCTGCCACGCCAGTCCCAAGGTTTATATCTCCTGCAACAAATCCGAGACGAGGCTCACCGGTTTGCTATCACATATCATCGGCAGCAGCGATCCAAGAGGATGCGCCGCTCTGAGCTTGACGACATCCCAGGATTAGGGCCAGTTCGGCGTACCGATCTGGTGAAGCATTTCGGATCGTTGAAGAAACTCAAGACTGCGTCTGTTGAAGAGATTCAACAGGTTAAGGGCTTTGGGCCCAATTTGGCGGAGCAAGTATACGAAGCGTTGCATCCTGCAGAAAATTAG
- a CDS encoding PH domain-containing protein has product MSEQHKQNRELSTQERATYNALDPFAATTSRPWDLEVTSPTMRRIAIVWVVIVMAVHIFMALVVGVGYTGAAVTTIDKWAFIGVGIVISVVCYIGLSRPRVRANADGVEVRNFIGTRFYSWAVIYGLSFPKGSRMARLELPDFEFVPLWAFQAADRSTIVQKVDAFRRLEAQYMPKD; this is encoded by the coding sequence ATGTCTGAACAGCACAAACAGAATCGCGAGTTGTCTACCCAAGAGCGGGCAACCTACAACGCACTCGACCCCTTTGCGGCAACCACGTCGCGGCCGTGGGACTTGGAGGTGACGTCGCCAACCATGCGGCGCATAGCAATCGTTTGGGTTGTCATCGTCATGGCTGTTCACATTTTCATGGCGTTGGTCGTTGGTGTGGGATACACCGGTGCAGCGGTCACGACCATAGATAAATGGGCGTTCATCGGTGTCGGCATCGTGATTTCAGTGGTGTGCTACATCGGGCTGTCACGCCCGCGAGTCCGTGCTAATGCCGATGGGGTAGAAGTGCGTAACTTTATTGGCACCCGTTTCTACTCCTGGGCAGTGATTTACGGCCTCTCTTTCCCGAAGGGCTCGCGCATGGCACGCCTCGAACTACCCGATTTTGAATTTGTCCCGCTGTGGGCATTCCAGGCAGCAGACCGCAGCACCATTGTGCAGAAGGTCGATGCGTTCCGGCGGCTCGAAGCACAATACATGCCTAAGGATTAG
- the rapZ gene encoding RNase adapter RapZ, whose translation MNQSVHLEAPPLLITGLSGAGLSTAARVFEDRDWYVAQNLPAALIVDFFSMCADAHSPVTRAAVVTDVRSRVFGGNLASTVETLRAKELSPDVLFLDAQTEILISRFDSVRRTHPLQGQDSLSVGIERERELLAPIKEAADVVIDTSELSVHDLRRRIEESFGERVLAKPHVTIQSFGFKHGSPRDSDITVDVRFLPNPYWKQELRPFRGTDRPVADYVLGQPEASEFIENFIAMFDSMQAGYRHEGKNFVTVSIGCTGGHHRSVAVVEEIARRIRQRGDLDVSVHHRDISRN comes from the coding sequence ATGAATCAATCTGTGCATCTGGAAGCGCCTCCACTCCTCATAACGGGACTGTCCGGCGCCGGTTTAAGTACCGCTGCTCGAGTGTTCGAAGATCGCGATTGGTATGTCGCGCAGAATCTCCCCGCAGCTCTCATCGTGGATTTCTTCTCGATGTGTGCTGACGCCCATTCTCCAGTAACGAGGGCCGCTGTGGTGACAGATGTACGATCACGGGTCTTTGGGGGAAATTTGGCTTCGACAGTTGAGACGTTACGCGCCAAAGAATTAAGTCCTGACGTGCTCTTTTTGGATGCACAGACTGAAATTCTTATTAGCCGCTTTGACTCTGTCCGCCGGACGCATCCTCTCCAAGGACAAGATTCTCTGAGCGTTGGTATTGAACGTGAACGTGAGCTGTTAGCACCTATCAAAGAAGCGGCAGATGTAGTTATCGATACAAGCGAACTGTCGGTCCATGATCTCCGCCGCAGAATTGAGGAGAGTTTCGGCGAGCGAGTATTAGCCAAACCACATGTGACGATTCAGTCCTTCGGTTTCAAGCACGGTTCTCCGCGCGATTCGGATATCACAGTCGATGTTCGATTCCTGCCTAATCCATATTGGAAACAGGAGCTGCGTCCTTTCCGTGGTACCGACCGTCCTGTTGCAGATTATGTTCTTGGACAGCCTGAAGCTTCGGAATTCATCGAAAATTTCATTGCCATGTTTGATTCAATGCAGGCAGGGTACCGGCACGAGGGCAAAAATTTTGTCACCGTATCAATCGGCTGCACCGGCGGACACCACCGGTCAGTGGCAGTAGTAGAAGAAATTGCACGCCGTATTAGGCAGCGCGGTGACCTTGACGTCAGCGTCCATCACCGTGATATTTCCCGAAACTAG
- the whiA gene encoding DNA-binding protein WhiA, with protein MSLTLDVARELCAVRATKAAEQSAELASMIRFGGVLDVSPNVAGEARITVRVRTIEVAERVVNLMTQVSESARPEIIPMPAPTSRGAMRYEVVTEHGARDLIQKTGLITRGGDLVVGLPRTIVAGQVPVHEAVWRGAFFVAGHITEPGRASSLEVTVPCMEAGLALAGCGRKLGAVPKVKESRTGCRVMVRDGDAIGAVLTRMGAHGSRLRWDMERLQREASSSARRLDNFDDANLRRSAQAAAAAAARAQRAMEILGDEVPEHLAEAGNLRVAHQQASLEELGRLAEPALTKDAIAGRIRRLLSMADKRAAELGIPDTQKTEQNSESD; from the coding sequence ATGTCTTTAACCCTCGACGTCGCCAGGGAATTGTGTGCCGTCCGCGCAACTAAGGCGGCTGAACAAAGCGCTGAATTAGCTTCGATGATTCGCTTCGGGGGAGTACTGGATGTGAGCCCCAACGTTGCAGGGGAAGCGCGGATTACGGTGAGGGTCCGCACCATCGAGGTGGCTGAACGCGTGGTAAATCTGATGACTCAAGTCTCGGAAAGTGCCCGGCCCGAGATTATCCCCATGCCCGCGCCAACGTCCCGTGGGGCGATGCGCTATGAGGTCGTTACAGAACACGGCGCACGAGACCTAATCCAAAAAACGGGTCTAATTACGCGTGGCGGCGACCTTGTCGTTGGCCTCCCTCGTACAATCGTTGCTGGACAGGTTCCAGTCCATGAGGCCGTCTGGCGTGGTGCGTTCTTCGTGGCAGGTCATATTACAGAGCCAGGAAGGGCTTCGTCTCTCGAAGTAACGGTGCCGTGTATGGAAGCTGGCTTAGCTCTTGCTGGGTGCGGTAGGAAGCTTGGAGCGGTGCCGAAAGTTAAAGAAAGCCGAACTGGTTGCCGAGTGATGGTACGAGATGGAGACGCCATTGGGGCTGTGCTAACCAGAATGGGAGCGCACGGCTCTCGACTGCGTTGGGACATGGAAAGATTGCAACGTGAGGCCTCGAGCAGTGCACGGCGATTAGATAACTTCGACGACGCCAATCTGCGGCGCTCGGCCCAAGCAGCTGCTGCGGCAGCGGCCCGGGCTCAAAGAGCTATGGAAATCTTGGGCGACGAGGTTCCAGAACATCTCGCTGAAGCAGGGAATCTGCGAGTAGCGCATCAGCAAGCGTCACTCGAAGAGTTGGGGCGTCTTGCGGAGCCCGCGCTTACCAAAGATGCGATCGCCGGACGTATTCGACGTTTACTTTCGATGGCTGATAAACGTGCAGCTGAGCTAGGAATACCGGACACCCAGAAGACAGAGCAGAATTCTGAAAGTGATTAA
- the ribD gene encoding bifunctional diaminohydroxyphosphoribosylaminopyrimidine deaminase/5-amino-6-(5-phosphoribosylamino)uracil reductase RibD — translation MHYQEAEAASYLALASEAASKVRGTTSPNPPVGAVIVDRHGRVAGVGATQPPGGPHAEIEALRQAGSRAEGGSAFVTLEPCNHQGRTGPCSEALLQAGIEEVYFANADPNAEASGGGEFLRQHHIAVVHVDALTPELVPWLTALKHGRPCVTLKFAQSLDGFVAAPDGTSQWITGRTAREYVHADRQHRDAIIIGTGTALADNPSLTARFPDGTLRENQPRAVVIGRRPIKAACPNLVTRGYSQYPDLETALSTLWQEGCRDVLIEGGPTLAGAALRAGVVDKVQAYVAPCILGEGKPVIAGPGASTLADATRGAHTTTTQLGADVLIEFSLSAS, via the coding sequence CGAATCCGCCTGTAGGTGCAGTCATAGTTGATAGGCATGGTCGCGTTGCGGGGGTTGGGGCGACGCAACCGCCCGGTGGCCCGCATGCGGAGATTGAGGCGTTGCGTCAAGCTGGTAGTCGCGCCGAAGGTGGATCTGCGTTCGTCACCTTAGAGCCGTGCAACCATCAAGGGCGAACTGGTCCATGTTCAGAGGCATTGCTTCAAGCTGGGATTGAGGAAGTTTACTTTGCCAACGCTGATCCTAACGCGGAGGCTTCTGGTGGCGGAGAATTCTTGCGCCAGCACCACATTGCAGTTGTGCATGTCGACGCCCTAACTCCCGAATTAGTTCCGTGGCTGACGGCGTTGAAACATGGGCGCCCGTGCGTAACCCTGAAGTTCGCGCAATCGTTAGATGGCTTCGTAGCCGCCCCCGACGGAACATCGCAGTGGATTACTGGACGGACTGCGCGAGAATACGTTCACGCCGATAGACAGCACCGCGATGCGATCATCATCGGAACAGGTACCGCTTTGGCAGACAATCCGTCCTTAACCGCCCGATTCCCAGATGGTACTCTCCGTGAGAACCAACCACGTGCAGTGGTTATCGGGAGGCGTCCGATTAAAGCTGCTTGCCCAAACTTGGTTACTCGTGGGTATTCGCAATACCCAGATTTAGAGACTGCATTGTCCACGTTATGGCAGGAAGGATGTCGTGACGTCCTCATCGAAGGCGGGCCGACTTTGGCAGGTGCAGCCCTCCGCGCAGGCGTTGTGGACAAGGTGCAGGCGTATGTAGCACCTTGTATCTTGGGTGAAGGAAAACCCGTTATTGCGGGGCCGGGTGCGAGCACGCTAGCCGACGCTACCCGAGGCGCTCACACGACCACCACCCAACTTGGCGCGGATGTACTTATCGAGTTTTCTTTATCCGCTTCGTAA
- a CDS encoding riboflavin synthase: MFTGLIEEIGTVRAIESLGDSLRLRISAQRVLEGTGHGDSISVNGVCLTVVDQGNDWWAADVMQETLNRSSLATITEGAKVNLERAVAVGDRLGGHIVQGHVDATVALISRTESDHWVVLRFELPPALGKYVVEKGSIALNGTSLTVSAASSDYFEVSLIPETLKATTHGELTVGDIVNVEVDMIAKYVEKMVAPLT, from the coding sequence ATGTTTACTGGTCTTATTGAAGAAATTGGTACTGTTCGGGCCATTGAATCACTTGGAGATTCGCTGCGCCTACGAATTAGCGCACAGCGCGTGCTTGAGGGCACCGGCCACGGCGATTCGATTAGTGTCAATGGAGTTTGTCTCACGGTAGTGGATCAAGGAAACGATTGGTGGGCTGCCGATGTAATGCAAGAAACACTGAACCGTTCGTCGTTAGCAACTATCACCGAGGGCGCCAAAGTTAATTTAGAACGTGCAGTGGCCGTGGGCGACAGGCTCGGCGGGCACATCGTCCAAGGACACGTCGACGCGACTGTGGCCCTAATTTCACGTACGGAATCGGATCATTGGGTGGTGCTGCGTTTCGAACTGCCTCCGGCATTAGGCAAGTATGTGGTGGAAAAGGGGTCCATTGCCCTCAACGGCACGTCGCTCACAGTATCCGCAGCTAGCTCAGATTATTTCGAGGTTTCGCTCATCCCCGAAACACTCAAAGCAACGACGCACGGCGAGCTCACGGTAGGGGATATCGTCAACGTGGAAGTAGATATGATCGCCAAATATGTGGAGAAGATGGTAGCTCCGCTGACTTAG
- the ribH gene encoding 6,7-dimethyl-8-ribityllumazine synthase — translation MAKEGLPAISEVDARGLKVAVISATWNEKICDRLHQHAVEAGIRCGAEVSEYRVIGALELPVAVQAAAKTHDAVVANGCVIKGGTPHFDYVCDSVTAGLTRVALDEGVPVGNGVLTTFTEEQAIERSGVEGAAEDKGAEAMIAALHTAVTLRRIVSDAKQ, via the coding sequence ATGGCTAAAGAAGGCTTGCCAGCAATTTCAGAGGTTGATGCACGAGGCCTGAAAGTAGCAGTGATTAGCGCGACGTGGAATGAAAAGATCTGCGATCGTTTGCATCAGCACGCAGTCGAAGCCGGCATTCGCTGTGGCGCAGAAGTGAGTGAATACCGTGTGATCGGCGCTCTAGAATTACCCGTCGCAGTGCAAGCGGCAGCCAAGACCCACGATGCCGTTGTCGCAAACGGATGCGTTATTAAGGGCGGCACTCCGCACTTTGACTACGTGTGTGATTCTGTGACGGCAGGCTTAACCCGCGTAGCCCTCGATGAGGGTGTCCCCGTAGGCAACGGTGTTCTGACAACATTTACGGAAGAACAAGCCATTGAACGGTCCGGCGTTGAAGGTGCTGCAGAAGACAAAGGTGCGGAAGCCATGATCGCGGCACTCCACACCGCCGTAACTTTACGTCGGATCGTCTCAGACGCGAAGCAGTAA
- a CDS encoding bifunctional 3,4-dihydroxy-2-butanone-4-phosphate synthase/GTP cyclohydrolase II: MPVGLRAKVVDVTENKSGSEYTESAVRLDSVDEAIAEIAAGRAVVVVDNEDRENEGDLIFAAEKATPELMAFMVRYSSGYICAPVTNAIADRLGLPPMVAANEDARGTAYTVTVDANTGTTGISATSRAETVRRLANPDSVPSDFTRPGHVVPLRAREGGVLVRDGHTEASIDLARAAGLYPAGVLCEIVSEDDPTDMARAPELRRFADEHGLKMISIAQLIDWRRHHETYIHEVVTTKLPTQHGTFTMHGFTNTVTGQEHVALSMGLDTDTGHDESIMVRMHSECLTGDVFGSHRCDCGQQLDRALEMIAKQGVGVVVYLRGHEGRGIGLIEKLRAYKLQDEGMDTVDANLKLEQPVDAREFDSGAQILKLLGVSRINLLTNNPDKANVLRSHGLDVAERTSIPVDVYAENERYLRTKRDRMGHHVPALAEWDQAHSQS; encoded by the coding sequence ATGCCGGTCGGCCTTCGGGCTAAAGTTGTCGATGTGACTGAGAACAAATCTGGCTCTGAATACACTGAATCCGCTGTACGGCTAGACAGCGTCGACGAAGCTATCGCCGAGATCGCTGCCGGACGTGCGGTGGTGGTTGTTGATAATGAGGACCGCGAGAACGAAGGCGACCTCATCTTCGCGGCGGAAAAAGCGACGCCAGAGCTGATGGCCTTCATGGTTCGATATTCCTCGGGCTACATCTGCGCGCCAGTGACGAACGCAATCGCAGACCGCCTCGGTCTTCCGCCCATGGTGGCTGCGAATGAAGACGCCCGTGGTACTGCCTATACCGTCACCGTTGACGCAAATACCGGCACCACCGGCATTTCTGCCACCAGCCGTGCTGAAACAGTCCGCCGTCTGGCTAACCCAGACTCAGTCCCTTCTGATTTCACTCGCCCAGGCCACGTAGTCCCGTTACGTGCACGGGAAGGCGGTGTGCTGGTCCGCGATGGGCATACTGAGGCCTCTATTGACTTAGCACGAGCGGCAGGGCTGTATCCAGCTGGAGTCTTATGTGAAATCGTCTCTGAAGATGACCCAACCGACATGGCACGTGCGCCTGAATTGCGCCGATTTGCCGACGAACATGGGCTTAAGATGATTTCCATCGCTCAGCTAATTGATTGGCGACGTCACCATGAAACCTACATTCACGAGGTAGTCACTACGAAGCTCCCGACCCAGCACGGTACGTTCACTATGCATGGTTTCACCAACACCGTGACTGGACAAGAACATGTCGCTTTATCTATGGGACTAGACACAGATACTGGCCACGACGAATCGATAATGGTGCGTATGCACTCCGAATGTCTTACTGGCGACGTATTTGGGTCCCATCGATGTGACTGCGGCCAACAGCTCGACCGCGCGCTGGAAATGATTGCGAAACAGGGTGTCGGCGTTGTTGTCTACTTGCGTGGTCACGAAGGGCGCGGGATCGGCCTGATTGAAAAACTTCGTGCGTATAAGCTACAAGATGAAGGCATGGATACAGTCGATGCCAACCTCAAACTTGAGCAGCCTGTCGACGCTCGCGAGTTTGACTCCGGTGCACAGATCTTAAAGCTGTTGGGTGTGTCACGCATCAATTTGTTGACTAACAATCCAGACAAAGCGAACGTCCTACGCAGCCACGGTCTCGACGTTGCAGAGCGAACCTCCATCCCCGTGGATGTCTACGCGGAGAATGAGCGTTACCTGCGAACAAAGCGTGATCGAATGGGCCATCACGTGCCTGCACTTGCCGAATGGGACCAAGCACACTCCCAGTCCTGA
- a CDS encoding gluconeogenesis factor YvcK family protein, whose protein sequence is MSEHISRDRRIVSLGGGHGLFQTLRAARSVTRLPITAVVTVADDGGSSGRIRKELHGIPPGDLRMALAALSQAGEGDTDWEKILQHRFGGHGALAGHAVGNLLIAGIAESLGSMQEALDIVADLAGAQGRVLPVCLSPLDIEAEVAGLHDNPQVMSHIRGQVAVASTPGQVRRVQLYPAQPKAHPEALTAIASADIVTLGPGSWFSSVIPHVLIPEISQGLSNTDATTVVFLNLAAEAGETAGFSTERHIQMLGQHAPDLRMDFVVADSHELRSSSDRRNVERAASQLGASVIFADVRKKDSNGHLSELHDPQKVAEVLKQL, encoded by the coding sequence ATGTCCGAGCACATTTCCCGTGATCGCCGTATCGTATCCCTAGGCGGTGGCCACGGGCTCTTCCAGACTTTAAGAGCAGCCCGTAGCGTCACGCGTTTGCCGATTACCGCCGTCGTCACTGTCGCCGACGACGGCGGATCGTCCGGTCGAATTCGCAAAGAACTTCACGGCATTCCACCCGGAGATTTACGCATGGCATTGGCCGCCTTATCCCAGGCAGGCGAAGGTGATACTGATTGGGAAAAAATTCTCCAGCACCGGTTTGGGGGACACGGTGCGCTAGCCGGACATGCGGTAGGTAATCTGCTCATCGCAGGCATAGCGGAATCTTTAGGCTCTATGCAAGAGGCTTTAGATATTGTCGCTGATTTGGCAGGTGCTCAAGGGCGTGTTCTACCAGTTTGTCTTAGTCCGCTGGATATCGAAGCAGAAGTTGCGGGCTTACACGATAACCCCCAGGTAATGTCTCATATACGTGGACAAGTAGCCGTCGCTTCAACTCCTGGTCAAGTACGTAGAGTGCAGCTATATCCAGCGCAACCGAAAGCGCATCCTGAGGCGCTCACGGCTATAGCTTCGGCCGACATTGTCACTTTGGGTCCGGGATCATGGTTTTCTTCGGTTATTCCGCATGTGTTGATACCAGAGATCTCACAGGGACTTTCGAACACGGACGCAACCACCGTAGTGTTCCTAAATCTTGCAGCAGAAGCGGGAGAAACCGCGGGATTCTCAACAGAACGACACATCCAAATGTTGGGACAGCACGCGCCTGATTTGCGGATGGATTTTGTAGTCGCAGATTCACATGAATTGCGTTCAAGTTCTGATCGTCGCAACGTAGAGCGCGCCGCATCGCAGCTCGGGGCGAGCGTAATCTTCGCTGATGTGCGAAAGAAAGACAGTAATGGTCATCTTTCCGAATTACATGATCCCCAAAAGGTGGCAGAAGTTCTGAAACAGCTGTGA